The following proteins are co-located in the Methanomassiliicoccales archaeon genome:
- the pheA gene encoding prephenate dehydratase, translated as MSAKRKVAFQGVRGAYSEDAVHSYFHNEVETVPCSEFEEVFRKVETGEVTHAVVPVENSLEGSVTTVSDLLLDSDLTVTGEILIWVRHCLIGHPQATLQDIRRVYSHPQALGQCRNYLTSHPEWEKVPAYDTAGSVKMIKERGLKEEAAIASRRAASTYGMKILAEDIQSGQRNFTRFFVLEKSASFPSEGDKTSLAFSTKNIPGALYKCIGVFAERGVNLSKLESRPRRGRTWEYVFYVDIDGHVSEPQVRDALTELVTKASFVKVFGSYRRAKEPSS; from the coding sequence ATGAGCGCGAAAAGGAAGGTAGCCTTTCAGGGTGTGAGGGGAGCATACAGCGAGGACGCGGTGCATTCGTATTTCCACAATGAGGTGGAGACCGTGCCCTGTAGCGAGTTCGAAGAGGTCTTTCGCAAGGTGGAGACGGGAGAAGTCACACATGCCGTAGTGCCTGTGGAGAACTCTTTGGAAGGGAGCGTGACCACCGTCTCCGACCTGCTCCTGGACAGTGATCTCACCGTAACTGGCGAGATCCTGATCTGGGTGCGCCATTGCCTCATAGGCCACCCTCAAGCAACCCTGCAGGACATACGCAGGGTGTACTCGCATCCCCAGGCCCTAGGGCAGTGCAGGAACTACCTGACCTCTCATCCCGAATGGGAGAAGGTGCCCGCATACGATACCGCTGGCAGCGTGAAGATGATCAAAGAAAGGGGCTTGAAGGAAGAAGCGGCCATCGCCTCGCGCCGGGCTGCCTCCACCTATGGCATGAAGATACTGGCCGAGGACATCCAAAGCGGTCAGCGGAACTTCACTCGCTTCTTCGTGCTGGAGAAGAGCGCATCCTTTCCCTCCGAAGGAGACAAGACTTCACTCGCCTTCAGCACCAAGAATATCCCTGGAGCCCTTTACAAGTGCATAGGGGTGTTCGCTGAGCGTGGCGTGAACCTCAGCAAATTGGAATCTCGGCCTAGGAGGGGAAGGACGTGGGAATACGTGTTCTATGTGGACATCGACGGCCATGTCTCTGAACCGCAGGTAAGGGATGCCCTCACCGAGCTGGTCACCAAGGCCTCTTTCGTGAAGGTTTTTGGCTCATACAGGCGCGCCAAGGAGCCTAGCTCCTAG
- a CDS encoding pyridoxal phosphate-dependent aminotransferase, giving the protein MRFEPFLLEEWLLRCRGACIDMDRSGAPEPYEEGFRPKVNDWEIDEFEAEERLYEAISRAYGAERSKIALTPGAQAANYALYESCFSRKDMGLIEEPTYAPMRACTKAFFSAFGMVPRKKENDFSPDIEVLERDLKKGAKVVSLTNLHNPSGKRIDDEEMRAIIEVAEEQEAFVLVDEVYREMCYSRPPRSAFLLGDNCVITNGMSKLFGLGKLRVGWLIGPEEVAKRVNESRLYSSWRLPSRSMEIAIAALERKDWFRERVLRISSRNLPLIRDWAEDSGLEITEPDGGLHLLLHLPAGLDDEVFAQRLLRHRSTAVCPGRYFGIPGSVRMTFSLEGQELSQGLENILHVLRSSDSRS; this is encoded by the coding sequence ATGAGGTTCGAGCCGTTCCTGCTGGAGGAATGGCTTCTGCGGTGCCGCGGCGCCTGCATAGACATGGATAGATCGGGTGCACCAGAGCCTTATGAAGAAGGCTTCCGACCAAAGGTGAACGATTGGGAGATAGATGAGTTCGAGGCGGAGGAACGTCTCTACGAAGCCATCTCCAGAGCTTATGGCGCGGAGCGTTCGAAGATAGCCCTAACCCCAGGAGCGCAGGCGGCGAATTACGCTTTGTACGAGTCCTGCTTCTCCCGCAAGGACATGGGGCTCATTGAGGAGCCGACATATGCCCCTATGCGCGCCTGCACGAAAGCATTCTTCAGCGCCTTCGGGATGGTGCCGCGGAAGAAGGAGAACGACTTCTCACCGGATATTGAGGTTCTGGAAAGGGATCTTAAGAAAGGGGCAAAGGTCGTCTCTTTGACCAATCTGCACAATCCCAGTGGAAAGAGGATTGACGATGAGGAAATGAGAGCGATCATCGAAGTAGCGGAGGAGCAAGAAGCCTTCGTGCTTGTCGATGAGGTTTACCGCGAGATGTGCTATTCTCGCCCCCCCAGGTCTGCCTTTCTTCTAGGCGATAATTGCGTGATTACCAATGGCATGTCCAAGCTTTTCGGCCTAGGGAAGCTGCGCGTGGGCTGGCTCATCGGACCGGAGGAAGTGGCGAAAAGGGTGAACGAATCCCGCCTATATTCCTCCTGGCGTCTACCATCGCGCTCCATGGAGATAGCCATTGCAGCCCTGGAGCGCAAAGATTGGTTCCGCGAGCGCGTGCTGAGGATATCCAGCAGGAACCTCCCTTTGATCAGGGATTGGGCTGAGGATTCAGGTCTGGAGATCACCGAGCCCGATGGCGGTCTACATCTGCTACTGCATCTTCCAGCAGGCCTGGATGACGAGGTCTTCGCCCAACGACTGTTGCGCCATCGTTCCACTGCGGTCTGCCCGGGCAGGTATTTCGGGATACCAGGGAGTGTAAGGATGACCTTCAGCTTGGAAGGGCAAGAGCTTAGCCAAGGTCTGGAGAACATCCTTCATGTGCTCCGCTCCTCGGATTCTAGGAGCTAG
- a CDS encoding flavin reductase family protein, producing the protein MVAEPERIDLEQSEAIAALPPAPVMLVCSGSKEEDWNVTTIGMFNVFSLFPIVVGIGIKTSRNMYRLIADSEDFTINVPTAELLQAVEICGREAGARKNKFKEAGLTPQKGRRVASPIVKECPLNIEVKKLSSGKKKTMYSVHQGEMDIGDHTWFLGQIVHTDMVKDYDRTKALLFWDGEYRLAEKCLKGKEE; encoded by the coding sequence ATGGTCGCTGAGCCAGAGAGGATAGATTTGGAGCAGTCGGAAGCTATCGCCGCGCTGCCCCCAGCACCAGTGATGTTGGTGTGTTCGGGTTCGAAAGAGGAGGATTGGAATGTGACCACTATCGGGATGTTCAATGTCTTCTCGCTGTTCCCTATAGTGGTGGGGATAGGAATCAAAACCTCCAGGAACATGTACCGCCTAATCGCGGATTCTGAGGACTTCACCATAAACGTGCCCACGGCTGAGCTTCTCCAAGCAGTGGAAATATGCGGCAGGGAAGCGGGTGCCAGGAAGAACAAGTTCAAGGAGGCAGGTCTCACGCCGCAGAAAGGAAGGAGGGTGGCCTCGCCCATAGTCAAGGAATGCCCTCTGAACATTGAGGTGAAGAAGCTCTCTTCAGGGAAGAAGAAGACCATGTATTCGGTGCATCAGGGGGAGATGGATATAGGGGACCATACCTGGTTCTTAGGGCAGATAGTCCACACTGACATGGTAAAGGATTACGACCGCACCAAGGCCCTCCTGTTCTGGGACGGAGAGTACCGGCTGGCTGAGAAATGCCTCAAGGGCAAGGAGGAATGA
- a CDS encoding flavin reductase family protein — protein sequence MTHHKTEVNPIMACRGFPAFPVALVGVGNARECVECNVMTVVLVHIFSFDPPVIGIGISPCRYTYDLLNKYDDFTVNIPGKELVEEALFCGQKCGREVNKFEECGFTIIPGKKVSAPIVEECLVNLECRKRQVFDAGDHYWFLGDVVHAQVMDGDIRERALMYWGGEFRLIGNCIRKR from the coding sequence ATGACGCACCATAAGACGGAAGTGAACCCCATAATGGCCTGCAGGGGCTTCCCTGCGTTCCCAGTAGCATTAGTCGGAGTGGGCAACGCCAGGGAATGCGTGGAGTGCAATGTCATGACCGTTGTACTGGTGCACATATTCTCCTTCGATCCGCCTGTGATAGGCATTGGAATATCTCCTTGCCGCTATACCTATGACCTCCTGAACAAATATGATGACTTCACCGTCAACATTCCTGGTAAGGAGCTGGTGGAAGAGGCTCTTTTCTGCGGACAGAAGTGCGGCCGTGAGGTGAACAAGTTCGAGGAGTGCGGCTTCACTATCATTCCAGGGAAGAAAGTATCGGCTCCCATCGTGGAAGAATGCCTGGTTAACCTGGAGTGCAGGAAGCGTCAGGTGTTCGATGCTGGGGACCACTACTGGTTCCTGGGGGATGTAGTACACGCCCAGGTCATGGATGGCGACATCCGAGAGCGGGCCCTGATGTATTGGGGAGGGGAGTTCCGGCTCATAGGCAATTGCATCAGGAAGCGATGA
- a CDS encoding S-methyl-5'-thioadenosine phosphorylase: MRPKARIGIIAGTGVDDPDMFKLKESIKMGTPYGPPSDEIRIGEIEGVDVAFLPRHGRGHVLPPHKVNSRANLWAMKELGVERIISPCAVGSLQQEYKPGQIAILDQFIDFTKNRAYTYYDGARTIHVSTADPFCSELREIFIGEAKRKRIPHHKKGTYVCIEGPRFSTRAESRMFRAFADVIGMTLCPEAQLARELEMCYLSLAMITDYDVWAERPVDVDTILKTMSENMHRIKVLLCSALPKIPVERERCECPNALEAAGA; this comes from the coding sequence ATGAGGCCGAAAGCACGGATAGGCATTATCGCCGGCACGGGTGTGGATGACCCAGATATGTTCAAACTCAAGGAATCGATCAAGATGGGCACGCCCTATGGTCCGCCCTCGGATGAGATAAGAATCGGCGAAATAGAGGGGGTGGATGTGGCCTTCTTGCCCCGCCACGGCCGTGGTCATGTGCTGCCGCCACATAAGGTGAACAGTCGTGCCAACCTGTGGGCCATGAAGGAGCTGGGCGTGGAGAGGATAATCTCCCCCTGTGCCGTCGGCTCGCTGCAGCAAGAATACAAGCCAGGGCAGATAGCTATACTTGACCAGTTTATCGATTTCACCAAGAATCGGGCCTATACCTACTATGATGGTGCGCGGACCATCCACGTCTCCACCGCCGATCCCTTTTGCTCCGAGCTGCGAGAGATATTCATAGGTGAGGCCAAGCGCAAGAGGATACCTCATCATAAGAAGGGCACATACGTGTGCATCGAAGGGCCTCGGTTCTCGACCCGAGCTGAGTCGCGCATGTTCAGGGCCTTTGCCGACGTGATAGGCATGACCCTATGCCCAGAGGCGCAGCTCGCCCGAGAGCTGGAGATGTGCTACCTCTCCTTGGCCATGATAACCGATTATGACGTTTGGGCAGAAAGGCCAGTGGATGTGGACACCATCCTCAAGACCATGTCCGAGAACATGCATCGGATAAAGGTCCTGCTCTGTTCTGCCTTACCTAAGATACCGGTGGAGAGGGAGAGGTGCGAGTGCCCTAACGCCTTGGAAGCTGCAGGTGCCTAG
- a CDS encoding response regulator — translation MATIQAAYIDDERPMLELAKEFLEMDGSLKVDVFDVVYDAFSALSNKSYDVIVCDYQMPEMNGIQVLKVLRENGERVPFILFTGKGREEVAIEALNLGANRYIQKGGDVRSLFMELRHAVEQLTKQMRAESELERSNRELETLFKATGKLMGVTDLESIGDIMYEAVHRVLEADMIILSSYDPSTKTFMTEAAILDGHRLDRSHFSPSTILENRECMQSQVIHSSQPIIIPDLDIMRRRGGGLLDEGVLKLIEETGGHANRLRSCVLLPLRYEGEVIGVLQVMSRLEQYFCEKHLRFLEPLASNAAAALALSRLHKAAKLELERRGQAELLRTLMAAMIDACENGIMIWHFSAGKGSIHPVVWNPAAARLLFGNEGEGFSTLKDCSTLLSHDLDALAREALRRGRSINILTVKKSGHGSTPLEVTLLPLNAEHIGLIIIER, via the coding sequence ATGGCCACGATCCAAGCAGCCTACATAGACGACGAAAGACCCATGCTTGAGCTGGCCAAAGAGTTCTTAGAGATGGATGGGAGCCTCAAGGTGGATGTTTTCGATGTGGTCTATGATGCGTTCTCGGCCCTCTCCAACAAGAGCTACGATGTTATTGTATGCGACTATCAAATGCCTGAGATGAATGGCATTCAGGTGCTTAAAGTCCTGAGGGAAAATGGCGAAAGGGTGCCGTTCATACTCTTCACTGGGAAGGGACGTGAGGAGGTGGCCATAGAGGCTCTTAATTTGGGGGCGAATCGCTACATTCAGAAAGGAGGGGATGTGCGCTCTCTCTTCATGGAGCTGAGGCACGCCGTGGAGCAGCTCACTAAGCAGATGAGGGCAGAGTCGGAACTGGAGAGGAGCAATCGAGAGCTAGAGACGCTATTCAAGGCTACGGGCAAGCTCATGGGCGTTACTGATCTGGAGTCGATAGGCGACATAATGTACGAGGCGGTTCACAGGGTGCTTGAAGCGGACATGATCATCCTGTCCTCCTATGATCCCTCGACCAAGACGTTCATGACCGAGGCCGCTATCTTGGATGGGCACAGATTGGATCGCTCACATTTCAGTCCATCCACCATCCTTGAGAATAGGGAGTGCATGCAGAGCCAAGTGATCCATTCCAGTCAGCCAATCATCATCCCTGATCTGGATATCATGCGTAGAAGGGGCGGTGGCCTCTTGGATGAGGGGGTGCTGAAGCTTATTGAGGAGACAGGTGGGCACGCCAACAGACTACGATCCTGTGTGCTGCTTCCTTTGAGGTATGAGGGTGAAGTGATAGGCGTCCTTCAAGTGATGTCCCGCCTGGAACAGTATTTCTGCGAGAAGCATCTTCGCTTCCTCGAACCGTTGGCCTCCAACGCAGCGGCGGCACTGGCGCTCTCCAGGCTACATAAGGCGGCAAAACTCGAGCTGGAGAGGCGAGGACAGGCGGAGCTGCTCCGCACCCTCATGGCAGCCATGATAGATGCCTGTGAGAACGGCATCATGATCTGGCACTTCTCTGCCGGCAAGGGATCCATACATCCAGTGGTGTGGAATCCGGCGGCCGCGCGACTGCTATTCGGGAACGAGGGGGAGGGCTTTTCCACCCTGAAGGACTGCTCCACCTTACTTAGCCATGACCTGGATGCATTGGCGCGCGAAGCCCTGAGGAGAGGGCGCAGCATAAACATCCTGACAGTGAAGAAGAGTGGCCATGGCTCTACCCCTTTGGAGGTAACCCTGCTGCCCTTGAACGCGGAGCATATCGGTCTAATCATCATCGAGAGATGA
- a CDS encoding peroxiredoxin, translating to MGMSKTLRVGDKAPTFILPDQDGNMVDLGQIIGRKAVVLYFYPKDFTSGCTMEAREFRDMHEQFQKEGAEVIGVSADDVATHKQFALEHELPFKLLSDTENKVRDMYGAWGLAHTPGRVTFLIDKQGVIRMVFSSQMQPRKHIEEGLRTLREINAQNP from the coding sequence ATGGGTATGAGTAAGACTCTTCGAGTGGGGGACAAAGCGCCGACCTTCATCCTGCCAGATCAGGACGGGAACATGGTGGACCTAGGTCAGATAATAGGGAGAAAGGCTGTGGTCCTCTATTTCTATCCTAAGGACTTCACTTCCGGCTGCACCATGGAGGCACGGGAGTTCCGAGATATGCATGAGCAATTCCAGAAGGAGGGAGCGGAGGTCATAGGGGTGAGCGCGGACGATGTGGCCACGCACAAGCAGTTCGCCTTGGAGCACGAGCTGCCTTTCAAGCTGCTATCGGATACGGAGAACAAGGTGCGGGATATGTATGGGGCCTGGGGACTGGCGCACACTCCTGGAAGGGTGACTTTCCTGATAGATAAGCAGGGCGTCATCCGCATGGTCTTCTCCTCCCAGATGCAGCCGCGGAAGCACATAGAAGAGGGTCTGCGCACCTTACGGGAAATCAATGCCCAAAACCCCTAA
- the gcvH gene encoding glycine cleavage system protein GcvH produces MSLIPEELRYTKEHEWLKVEGGKARVGITDHAQAELTEIVYVELPKVGKQVRKGETLGVVESVKTVSEIYSPVSGEVVEVNSRLEEKPQLINESPYEKGWFALLKLSDPSEVEGLLTPSAYKQHIGE; encoded by the coding sequence ATGAGCCTCATCCCAGAAGAACTGCGCTACACTAAGGAACACGAATGGCTGAAGGTCGAGGGAGGCAAGGCACGCGTGGGCATAACAGATCATGCCCAAGCGGAGCTGACAGAGATAGTTTATGTGGAGCTGCCTAAGGTGGGGAAGCAGGTCAGAAAGGGCGAGACCTTGGGCGTGGTGGAGAGCGTGAAAACTGTATCCGAGATATACTCCCCGGTCAGCGGAGAGGTGGTGGAGGTCAACTCTCGGTTGGAGGAGAAACCGCAGCTGATCAATGAAAGTCCTTACGAGAAAGGGTGGTTTGCCCTCTTGAAGCTCTCTGATCCATCCGAGGTCGAAGGTCTCCTGACCCCCTCGGCTTACAAGCAGCATATAGGAGAATGA
- a CDS encoding (2Fe-2S)-binding protein, which translates to MALCMICQNEGLEVERITVANHVREECWPLSDDKWFYCENPGCEVIYFNSSGRVLKKKDVKTRVTFKEKTPPRPLCYCKQVTEEDVIKAIECGARTLEEVKKATGIGGGGQCKITNPAGRCCSRNYRPFIERELAKRGSTGSASITLQP; encoded by the coding sequence ATGGCTTTATGCATGATTTGCCAAAACGAGGGATTAGAGGTAGAAAGGATCACGGTGGCGAACCACGTTCGAGAGGAGTGTTGGCCCTTAAGCGATGATAAATGGTTCTATTGCGAAAACCCCGGTTGTGAGGTAATCTACTTCAATTCATCAGGCCGAGTCCTGAAGAAGAAGGATGTAAAGACCAGAGTGACTTTCAAGGAGAAGACTCCTCCCCGACCGCTATGCTATTGCAAGCAGGTCACGGAGGAGGATGTTATCAAAGCCATCGAATGTGGCGCGAGGACGCTTGAGGAAGTGAAAAAGGCCACAGGGATAGGAGGCGGAGGACAGTGCAAGATAACCAACCCTGCTGGCCGCTGCTGCTCTCGCAACTACCGGCCCTTCATCGAGAGAGAATTGGCCAAGCGAGGTTCGACAGGTAGCGCAAGCATTACCCTGCAGCCTTGA
- the hypF gene encoding carbamoyltransferase HypF, giving the protein MKIVVRGVVQGVGFRPAVHRIASSLGLNGYVQNNGSNVVIEVDRDVEELLRRLREQLPPLAKLEQVEIVPGKPAEELGPGFRIVPSQAGAKGVGIPNDVAMCDRCREEMLSPSGRRYLYPFTNCTDCGARFSIIEDLPYDREKTSMRAFPMCSQCRREYEDPSDRRFHHQTISCPFCGPSFYLLDWRGRRMEGEPIPTFARLLHQGRIGVCKGWGGMHICCTLETLPRLRLWYRRPEKPFAVMVRDLEAALRYSSPNQEEKEQMLSSHRPIVLVPKRPGPFADLISPGLSNIGIFLPYTEMQNLLFSYLEEDALIMTSANVPGEPMVLRDEDALSLGADCYLMHDRAIINRCDDSVLRVYKGHTFFLRRSRGHIPTSLEMPFKGTALGMGAQEHLAGALAHEGRLYPTQYIGDGSSYGVLEFMESALSYQMRLLDVNKVQAVAVDLHPGYSTRRLGRRLAERFEAEVVEVQHHHAHAAALMLDSSLEELVLLAVDGTGYGTDGVAWGGEVLYSNLDSFERVGHLQEMPLLGGERAVHDIKRLAFALCEMAGLEATMFQEDETELLRKMMSKSPKSTSLGRLLDAISYQLGVCQYRTYDGEPAMKLEPLLERGKESVEIPLVREGDVIKSAEMFRAMVESSGRREDKARSLVRAVLRGLVEIAVEEARERGIRSIGISGGVSYNYTITSMVQEMVERSGFTFVCHDRLPNGDGCIAAGQCAVALNRMR; this is encoded by the coding sequence ATGAAGATCGTGGTTAGAGGTGTGGTGCAAGGAGTGGGCTTTCGACCGGCGGTACATCGCATAGCCTCATCCCTTGGCCTCAACGGCTATGTCCAGAATAACGGATCGAATGTGGTAATAGAGGTCGATCGGGACGTGGAGGAGCTGCTGCGGCGCCTGAGGGAGCAACTCCCACCCTTGGCTAAGCTAGAGCAGGTGGAGATAGTCCCCGGAAAACCGGCAGAGGAATTGGGGCCTGGCTTCCGCATAGTTCCGAGCCAAGCAGGGGCGAAGGGCGTGGGGATACCAAATGATGTGGCCATGTGCGACCGCTGCCGGGAGGAGATGCTCTCACCCTCAGGCCGACGCTACCTATACCCTTTCACCAATTGCACCGACTGCGGGGCCAGATTCTCCATTATTGAGGACCTTCCCTACGATCGTGAGAAGACATCCATGAGGGCCTTCCCTATGTGCTCACAATGCAGGAGGGAGTACGAGGACCCTTCTGACCGCAGGTTCCATCATCAGACCATCTCTTGCCCTTTTTGCGGTCCATCCTTCTACCTTCTAGACTGGCGAGGAAGGCGCATGGAGGGCGAGCCCATCCCCACCTTCGCCCGTTTGCTGCATCAAGGACGAATAGGCGTATGCAAGGGATGGGGAGGGATGCATATCTGCTGCACTCTAGAGACGCTTCCTCGACTAAGGCTCTGGTATCGCAGGCCAGAGAAGCCTTTCGCGGTCATGGTAAGGGACCTGGAGGCGGCGCTGCGCTACTCTTCCCCCAACCAAGAAGAGAAGGAGCAGATGCTCTCCTCCCACCGCCCTATCGTGCTGGTCCCAAAACGTCCTGGCCCCTTCGCGGACCTGATCTCGCCGGGTTTAAGCAACATCGGAATCTTCCTTCCCTACACCGAGATGCAAAACCTGCTCTTCTCCTATCTGGAAGAGGATGCTCTGATCATGACCTCAGCCAACGTCCCGGGGGAGCCTATGGTGCTGAGGGACGAGGATGCCCTTTCGCTAGGAGCGGATTGCTATTTGATGCACGACCGCGCTATCATCAATAGATGCGACGATTCGGTGCTTCGTGTCTACAAAGGGCACACCTTTTTCCTCAGGCGCTCCCGGGGCCATATACCGACAAGCTTGGAGATGCCTTTCAAAGGCACGGCGCTGGGCATGGGGGCGCAAGAGCATCTCGCAGGTGCCTTGGCGCATGAGGGCAGGCTATACCCCACTCAATACATAGGCGATGGCTCCTCCTACGGCGTGCTGGAGTTCATGGAGTCAGCGCTATCCTATCAGATGCGGCTCCTGGATGTGAATAAAGTCCAAGCCGTGGCCGTGGATCTTCACCCTGGCTACTCCACGCGCCGCCTGGGAAGGAGGTTGGCAGAGAGGTTTGAGGCAGAGGTCGTGGAGGTGCAGCACCATCACGCGCACGCGGCGGCTCTGATGCTCGATTCCTCCCTGGAGGAATTGGTGCTGCTAGCCGTGGACGGCACTGGTTATGGCACTGATGGTGTAGCCTGGGGAGGAGAGGTTCTCTACTCCAACTTGGATTCGTTCGAGAGGGTGGGCCATCTGCAAGAGATGCCTCTTTTGGGCGGGGAAAGGGCAGTGCATGATATCAAGCGCTTGGCCTTCGCCCTATGCGAGATGGCCGGCCTGGAGGCAACGATGTTTCAGGAGGATGAGACTGAGCTGCTGCGCAAGATGATGTCGAAGTCACCTAAGAGCACCTCCCTGGGGAGGTTGCTGGACGCTATCTCCTATCAATTAGGGGTTTGTCAGTATCGCACTTATGACGGCGAGCCGGCCATGAAGCTGGAGCCCCTGCTGGAGAGGGGCAAGGAGAGCGTGGAAATACCTTTGGTGCGCGAAGGGGATGTGATAAAGAGCGCGGAAATGTTCCGGGCAATGGTCGAATCCTCAGGGAGGAGAGAGGATAAAGCGCGTTCCCTGGTGAGGGCCGTCCTGCGCGGCCTAGTGGAAATTGCCGTGGAAGAGGCGAGGGAAAGAGGGATAAGAAGCATAGGAATAAGCGGGGGCGTGTCGTATAATTATACCATTACCTCCATGGTGCAGGAGATGGTGGAGCGGAGCGGGTTCACCTTCGTTTGCCATGATCGCCTTCCCAATGGCGATGGATGCATCGCGGCGGGCCAATGCGCCGTAGCTTTGAATAGGATGAGGTGA